The Neodiprion pinetum isolate iyNeoPine1 chromosome 5, iyNeoPine1.2, whole genome shotgun sequence genome segment AAGATTGGTTCACATGTGACACTTATCACTCGATGTTTTCATCTAGGAGTCAAAATAATTTTGCCCGAGATTTCTTTCGTATCGTAAGCTACCTTAATATTTGGAAGCGATAAAtgtcaaacaaaaatttgctaTGCCTGaagaaatttacttacattgAAAGATGGGTCAAATTTTTGAGCGAGTAAAGATTGGGTAAGGTCGTCAATtgatttttgttgattttcaGTGCTCTTAATTGAGTCAAGCTATTCAGTGCTTCGCTCACATCGTCGCTTAATCGATTTTCACTTATATCTCTGAAATAGTTGCAGAAATTAGGTGAATTTAGTGGCGATTTGATGATAAATTCATTAATTTGGTAAAATGATTATTACTGCAGacaattttattaattcaattactACTCACAAAACCCTGAGCTTGGTGAGATGAATAAGAGCGTTGGATTCCAGTCttgaaaagttatttttcttcaactctcTGTAAGTATTGAAATGTTCTTCTTAAATAACAATTCCATGATGCAAATTTATCGCAATAAATTGAACAGAAAAGTACATAAGAGGAAATCTGTTTACATTGTACAGCAGAGTAAAATGATTCGCAGTGCAATAACAACGAGGTAACATAAGAGTcttgttaattaatttaacATTACTACTACTAATGATCCTACTCTTTATtgccgatgaaaaaaaatttgcacaatTCTTAATGCCGGGAATGTCCCACAGCTGATTAAACACGCCTTACCATCACAGTCACGTAAGTACTGATTAGGAGAAtcgtaatgaaaatatttcatcatttGGCGTTAACTCCAAGAGAGAATATTAAAAACGCGTGTATACAAGGTTAAATATTTTCTGGTAAAATTAAGCATGCCTACTTGTTTGTTTCATATTTCTTTGGACAACGAACGGCAACAGCGTAATTGCGAAAGGTTTTTACAactttggaatatttttacaagtttttcaaactgaaaatctattttttctaCGAATATGTTATAAAGGTCACGATATGTATACAAAGGGTAGAGTGTactaataaattgaaatttttcaagcatTTTGCAGTTTTACAGAGACTTTAATAGTGTGATCTTTAAATAACTAACTGAAAACAcattgcaaaaatatttcaatctaaCAAATATTTGGGGGTCAATTACTATCACGCATAACTCTGTTAgttttcccccttttttttctgataacAACAATACTCGCAACATGTAGTTTCGAATTTCAACCGACAGAGAATAATAAACATTTGATAACTGTATTCTTGCAGAGATTACAGCTCAGAACAATGGTAGATACAAAACAGCTCGTATCTGGCTTTCGCAATATCGTTTCACATGgcagaaaaaacaatttggaACGAAAcaagtaaaattattcaaaatatacgTGATGGATTGTTTATGTATAGTCTATGTGTCGAATGATAATTGGCTGCTgggtaaattattttccacaTTCATAATACACTATAGTCTATCGCATCATCGCGGGTTGAATAACTGACAAgtttacttttgaaatatCAAATGTCAGTTGTTTGATTGACCTGTTTGTAACTTTTCTCTATCGGTACAGCATGCCATACCTATGATAGTGTTTAATCAGAGATCTCTGTAATCAACACAAGTGCTTTTATCAACTATTGGACAGCTTCTATCAGAAATATACGGGCCGAATTATATAGATAAAACTTCTCGCTAATGCGCAGCTCACAAATTTGTGATCAAGACATTCATCGTTACAAATAAGCTAACAGAATATCAATCGGACTGATAATTTAAGGTTCCTTGATAATTCCTTGTCCTCCAAACTGTAATGTTCCTACTCCGGAAGCAAATAATCATATCATgtgtttatatataaatatatacagaCGCATATGCACGAGACGATAGATATTACTGCACGACAACGCACAGGAGCGACCCTCCTTTGACCAAACCGTAAGAGGATTCAATCAATCTGTCCACTTACAGAGAACGACCCCTTGTTCCGTCtggattaatataataatatccaGTTTAATTCCTGATAGTTCAATTTAAACCCACGGTCAGATAGACGCTGGTACATACAGTTCCAGAGTTATAGGGGCACGCATACTatagggaaaaagaaaacctaTAAAGAACATAATCGCGTAGCTGCTCGAAAACACTAACAATCGGCcaataaagaaaacattttgtttatttactcGTTAATCATCTTTCGTTCAACTCAAACAACAATCACTTACAGATCCTCGATCCATGGTGGTAAGTTGTTGGGTGCATCGATGAGCTGTAATCCGTTGCAGTTAACGACATTTCCCAGGCAATTACATTCCCTGGGGCACTGGAAGTCCAATTTGTTCAGTATACTCGAATCCTGCATAGGTTTGGCGCGAGTGTCATCGGCGCAAAACAACAGGACGAGCTGGGTAATGAAAATTACGTATCTCCTTCTCTTCCACCTTCGAGCCGAGCTCACCTCGCTCGATTCTGACATGATAAGACGTCTTCGTCTGCGCGTATTGCGTGCCTTCCGAGATGTCTGCCcgtctctcgctctctctctctctctctctatctatctctctttctctctcttgcaCTTTCGGCTACGTCGTCGTTGTATATCGGTTACACAACGAATAGAAAATACTACTTGCTAACCGCCGGACGTATTGCTGTATATACCACTAGGACCGTAGGCGATACCCCATAGCGATAAGCGGCGGCTGCTActtctgcttctgcttctgcttctgGTGCTGCGAGGCGGCCGTCGATTCAGCAGCATATCATCGAAATATCGCAAACGATAATGGCAATCTGCGAGTTACTGAAACAACGTGTGAACAGCCACTACGCGCGGTGCTGGTTTATTGATTCTTCGTAGGAAAAAACATTCCTCGCAATCACCACCACAACAATaacgaagacgacgacgacgacccACGCACTATCGTCGACACCATAACGACGCCCGTATTTTGAGCTCTACCAACCGACGActaccgccgccgccgccgctgatgctgatgctgcCCTTTACACATCCTTTACTCGGCTCAGTCACTGCTTAGTACCTGTTCACCCCGCTAACAATAAGTCGCGAGCCGCGGCGCTGTCGTCGAGTCGATTGCGCAGACGCAGAAAACGACACTTTTGGCCGTCTTGGACTTTCAGGTGCTGGTTGAATTGTAGAGCATAGACGTAACCGTGGgagttgaagttttttttacctcaacaCTATTCTACACAACTTGAACACTATGAATTATGGACATTGAAGTTCGAacgatgattattattattcttgacCGCTACAATCTAGAAATGCCGAAGGTATTGATTTACAACTGTTTCAGCTGAGAAATTCATAcgcgtttgtttttttttcgcaaagtCTCATCCACTAATTTCAATTCGACGATATATTGTTGTggttatgattattatttcttgGTGCATGCGTTCTTTTGTTTCGTTTATCAATTTTGTTTAgatttgaagaagaaattgcAACAGTTGAATCCGTAGATTTTAGTTTACATCGTGTACCGCAGGCAGGTGAAGAACGAATTAACGCTACAGCAAAGTTGATGTTGAATGCGCCATTGCAGGCGGGCTTTGGGCACCGTTGCGTGACAAAACAAGGGTGGGGATAAGAGATTCACGCCTCACGGACAGCACACAGGCTCTAAGCCAGGAACGACGAGTGTATCCGCATCCAATAACCGCAGACTGGCACCGCACACCTCTGTAGATAATTTGATTATAGTTACGACCGCCGATCCTGATAGCGTGTTACTTGACACTGGCCGGAATTGAAATATACTTTGCGAATGACGGCGTTACTTCCAGTACCGGTAAACGGACACGACCAATACTCAAAACGAGAGTAACGAATATCCGAAAGAAAGCCAGTGGTGGATCAGCCTCTTGGCGGTTGTGCGGACACGGTCCATGATCGTCGGCGACGACGTCCGAGTCTGAACTGCTCATGGACGGCCACTACCACCATCAGAACAGGTAGAAAACCCGGCCCGACTCACAATCAAAGGAGTAGGCGAACAGCGGGGGCTCTACTCCACGCACACCGCGATGCTGGATGTGCGGGCTGCGGCTGCCATACGTAGGTGGTAGGTGCCGCAACCATTCTCTATTATACCGAAATGGAAGTAGGCATTCACGGGCAAACCGGGCAAGGAATAAAGCCGCTGGACCCGGCCAGGATTCCCCTCCCTCGAGAGTTTTATCGCCTCAATGCACCAGCATCTTTTCTCGTAGGCGCAACAAAGAGGAAgacgaaaagaaagaaggagcGGAGCGAGTCTTGGAACATCGACTTATAAAGCGCTAAACCTTAAAACGCCTTTCCAGTCTACCCAGCACACTGCAGCACACCGAGACCGTGCGTCGAGCCAGCCAGAGTTGGAATCGTTCGTCGAGGCCAAATCGAGGGGCCACCTATTGTTGCCGTATAAAATATTACCGTAGCTCTTGGAAATGATGTACATActtgttctctttttatttgaaCACGTGTTCcttcgaaataaaaaacgtttgaatataaaaaagaaaatgctaGTTGGAATGCAATTCAcccaaaattacaaaaattcgaGTATTAAACTCGTTAGGTCTCTACCTTATGTACACAgatgtatacattatatatacagtCTCGTTAAAAATAGTCACCTTGAAATAATCAGTCTCAATTCTAAACTCATCTCACGGTTTTAcgtatttttacatttaaatatGTACTAGGTGATTTTGTACAATCTACAGAATTGCTCTGCGATATGTAGCCCATTACAAGAAGACCGTGGCCGTCTAAAGCATAGCGTAGAATAGCCACTGTTGagtaatatttgaaatgatttcatttaaaataggcatttaaaatataaatggcaTTTTGCATTTAACATTTTAAGTGTTCTCAACCCATTAAGTAACCATTTACATTTACCCGTAAAAATTATGCTTTTGAAAGCATtatccatttttcatttaaaatggATCTATTGAAGCATTTTACCCAGCAGTAAGAATAGtcctgtaaaaattttctaattggCGAAATAATCTTGATACATTAGTTCATATTCCGAACTCACTGTATTCGTGGAATGGATGGACAAATTTTCGTCTTTATAATAAGTGTCATAGGTATATTCCATCCGCTGATGAAATAGTCGAATGTATAAACGATGACTATTTATGCTATTCATTCGTTCAGAATGCACTAAGTGCGCGTTCATCTCTATTTTTGCAATCTAATGTAGAAGAATGTAGAAATACATAAGCAGTTTAGGAATGATATTCTAATCGAAATTGCGACCGGTGCATTTATAAACTTGAAACTGCGTCGCTCAATGTGTCCTTGCGACTCAGCTCAGAAAATATACGACTATAAGCGGACCGGGTCTAATCCGTGGCTCACAAATGTACCCTCGTCGGACTCGACGGACAATGCACTACTACCGGTGGTTTGTCAATTAGCTATGCCTAAGCACCACAAAACTCGCACCTGCGGTCTgctgctattattattattgcccTCGAAACACCGATAAGGCTTTCTTCATTGCTTTGTATTTGACTAGTATTACTGCAACGCAagtgtaacaataataaaatattcgttTCATGTATTGCGCCCGTAAGAGATAACAATACATATAACGTTACCATCCTACCTACTGGTATTGATCATTGATTTAGTAATAATTGgccggtttctttttttattttactagaaaaaaaaaggtttacTAATAAGAATTTGCGCGTTGCGACGATGCAACACATGTATTCACTATCGCGCTGACTAAGCTGTTGAAAgtgtaatataatatcaaCGGCCGTCAGAATGAAACCGAATGCGCCCGTAACTTGTTAAGGCCCAAGTtaccaaaattgaaatataacgCGGGAAATGCGGCCGGACTGAGCAGTGCTGCACTCTACACGAAACATTGACCAAGAGGTTTTCTCATGTGATCGCGAGATCCCACTGTTCTCTATACCAACTGGATAGTGGACTGGGGCTGCTGAGTGAAACCATCGACATAGTAAAACCAATTGAGCAGCGCCATTTGCAACTTCTTTGACCCCAAATTTTCCGCGGGCAATAGAAATTTATACGCGACAGCCCGGTGTCAGTGACATACATTGTTTTGTAGGGAATCTATCTCATCGCATAGGGACATCATATACGAATGAATATGGGCAAATCGTAACATTCGACTTGTGGTAGGTATACGTAATAGCTGAAATATACGCCTCTTCTCAAAAACgtcttttttccattttaggGTAGAAATAGTCCACAAAGAACGAAATGCTGATAAAATAGAGACGTTCATGGCATACATTATATTCGATTTATCAATAGCCCAAGCCTCAAACCCTGCACCCAATTAAATTTCACGCGGAGAATTTGTCACAAGTTTGCTTCGTTCCTCCGTCCTCCCAAATCCCCTGCCTATCTTCTAGTGGTTTCACtcagccccctgacacacgctgctaaaagtggttcgcaaaatgtccctcgattctgccgccaatttccaccactagtggcgctaCTAGTTACCTGACGAGCttgcgcgcggtcagcgagggcagcgagcgtgtcagaagtctactagcgccacgtagaggaactaaaaaacggggacaagacgcgtacaattttctagtatacgagcagtggtgagtgtcagggggTTGGTTTCACTCAGTACTGCGAGATAGGGTACCTGATCACTATCCAGTTTGTATAGagcacggtcttacatacaggtcttgcaACGAACCGAAATTTGAGTGGTGGGGGTAGCCGCGTTATtggccaaattttttttgccactaCTGGCCACTACGCGACACTGTCAGTTATTCATAGACATATGAGTGACATAACAACGTAAGGTTATCTGTGTATGAGTATCAAAAAGATTGGTAGGGTTCcaccaaataataataataagcttATGAATAACTCGTAGCGCTGCTCTTGTGGCCATAAGTTGTACTTTTGTTTGGGTCGTGAACTGACGACCCCCCACCACGCTCGTtgcaagacctgtatgtaagaccgtggtatAGAGATCAGTGGGAGAATGCCATGAGAATGCACAGCACGGATATGATGCACGGCGGTTAAATATAACGCCTTCAGTGGGTTCGGCGGCGAGTGGCGGTTCGATTTCGACAAGCTTGAAAAGTGGGAAACACGGTGATTAAGTGCTGCGTCAAGTTAAATAAACGTATGATTGTTCAGCTTGGTGTTACGCGTTCGAAAATGTAGTTTGTTATAATAGCCTACGATTAATAAAACTCTAGACATTGGTACCGCAGTTTAATCGGTTATGAACGGGCAACTTCAATCCTCGCGCGAGAGGttaggtaagaaaaaaattaaataaaatgaaatatcctTCATCCCTAATTAACACgttattgcaaataaaatcACACCCATATTTATCCATATATTAGTACATACGTACACGGTATGCCTGGCTAGGTATATTTCGTCAAATGGTTCCGGTCTAAATAGCTTCGCCAATCTACGCGAGACGTAGAAATAGCTCAGTTTTGTTCTCATTGCACGCTTCATTGAATCTGGCGAAAAAACACAATAGTATcttaaaacaaaaacgaaaaatcgacGAACCAATCATaatgatgatatttttaaattcgcaTGTCGAAACACAAGTTGCCATATTAACGCTATTGTTATCTCATCGTAATCTATAAGACATGTGTCAGTTCATGTTTACTACAgctgtcattttttttgtacaaatgaaaatgatataaGGATCAATTCGTTGATACAAATGAGTTGATTTCTTATCGGTACATAATGGACACTTTGTTCTtagtttaaaacaaaaaaatgttattgcCACTTATCAAAAATTATTGGTGCTTTACGTAATGATAACTGTTCataaaagattaaaaattgttaacaCGGTCcttaagaaataataattaatctgCAGGTGCATTCAGTGGGGGAGCAGGATGGTTCACTGGGTTTGTTACTCCCGGTCATACCGTATCATcgcaaaaaatatcacaaataTCGGTCGACGACTCGAGCAATGGTGCCGAGGTTGATGgcaaaatgaagaagaagctAATGTCGATGTGGAATAATGTGAAATACGGTAATTGCAGACACTTTTCTTATAATCTGAGTGTGAAAAGTTATTGCAAACAATatggaaaatgaaactttAAATTAATCACTGTATTTGAAATACTGCAAGGGTGGAGCATCAAGATAAAAACTAACTTCTCGAAAGAGTCTCCTGTCTTTCTTCTTGGATCCTGTTACCACAAAAGACAAAATGAAGATTCTCCTGAACGGGCAGTTGAAGCTGTAGGGTTGGATATGGGAACCGGTAGCAATGTGTCACTGGCAAAAGATGCCTGTACTTTAGAACAAGGAATGGATGGTTTTCGAAAGGACTTCACGTCCCGTTTGTGGCTGACTTATCGACGGGAATTTCCCATCTTGAATGGTTCTAACTTTACAACAGATTGTGGCTGGGGATGTATGCTTAGAAGTGGACAAATGATGTTAGCCCAAGCGCTAGTCTGTCACTTTCTTGGCAGAGGCAAGTACTTctgaaagaaaacaaaaatcttaCTGTGTAATCTTTTGATAACTGCCAGAGTTTAAAGGACATTTAgacaaaaaaatgtcaacgaTTGTTTTTCTAGAGAATCAAGAAGTAAGTTATCTCAGATTTCCAacgtaaaaattcatcacaaCTCTTAAACATGGGAAATGTTTTGTTCTTTGCagatttaataaatattttaaaaatataataacattgCAAGTCGCTGGAGTCTTTCGAACACCAAACATATTCTAATATATGACCAAATATAATAGTTTTGGAAGAATAGTAACAATTACAGAACTCTTGACCCAAAACTACTGATTATTGCTCACAGCATAGCTTTCTGCAGTAGTACAAGCAATATCAAGCAACAGCTAGACTTCAAACTGCAATAcagatgtaaaatattttctattaatAGACAAGGTTACTGTGCATAGAATGGAGGTGGCGACCTGATGGGTCCATTGATTCAGTCCAGCAATTCCATGAAGATTCGCAGCACAGAATGATCATCAAATGGTTTGGGGATCAGCCAGCCCCACTGTCCCCACTCTCCATACACGCTTTGGTCTCTTTAGGTACAGCTGCTGGAAAAAAGGCTGGAGATTGGTACGGTCCATCGTCAGTAGCTCATCTTCTCAAACAGGCTGTCGAACGTGCTGCGATTTGCCATGTTGAATTTGATCAGCTTGCAGTATATGTTGCACAGGATTGTGCCGGTAGGTAGCGTTAGTGGATGTCCAATAGTTTTCGAATCATTCAAGATTCTGGAAATACTGTGAAGTCTGTGACTCGACTagcttttaatttattctcctTGTAGTATACATGGATGATGTAGCAAAGGTGTGCCAGAAACCCGATGGGAGTTGGAGGTCTCTAGTACTGTTGGTTCCTCTAAGACTAGGCATGGATAAGTTGAATCCCGGATACGCACCATGTCTTACAGCTCTTCTCAGTTTGGAAGACTGCATAGGGGTGATTGGGGGACGTCCGCGTCACTCTCTTTACTTCATTGGTTACCAGGAAGACAAGCTGATCCATCTAGATCCACATTACTGTCAAGAAACGGTTGATGTGTGGAGGCGAAATTTCTCATTGGAAAGTTTTCACTGCACTTCGCCACGAAAGATGCTTCTGTCAAAAATGGACCCCAGCTGTTGTGTGGGATTTTATTTTCGCGACAAAGCTGCATTCGATAGTTTTGTGACAGTAGTAACGCCCGTAAGTAGACTTGACCCTGATCACAAGGCATGTGATAAACcagataaaaatattggtCCTGATTTTTGTGATTCTAGTTTTTGATACCACCCAACCAGAAAGTTGAGTATCCAATGTTCCTCTTCAGCGAAGGCAGTGGCGCTGACGTTCAACGCAGTATGGAGAATAGAAAAAGTGTTTTGTCATCGTCCGAGGAGTCCACTAAGATCGAGGATGATGACAGTCATTACGAGTGTGAAGAATTCGAGTTGTGCGAATGGTAGAGTAAATTAAGTACACTTagagaaaattgtgaaaacaaCCATAAACATATAtcatacatatctatataacatatatatagatatgtatgtaaaggatatatatttacttaaaaaaaagtacttaaaaaaatgttaggTAAGCACCTGATGATAATGCCGCGATATTCCTATGACTCAAGACTTACTATTACTTATTAATTCACACTCACTTAATTATGCACTAGCACATTCAACTGACAATTTGAACGCGTTTTATGAATtaacatctttttcttctctttagTTAGTCAAACACGTAACAATTCACCAGGTTTTAGTAACCTATAATATTATGATTttatgtgataaaaaaaaaaatcgaaaacagtATACACGTATTTTACTATGGCgtaaataaattatgtttacgtgtatatatatatatatatatacacacacacatacatatataggttGACGGATCTCTTTCTTTTCATACGAATGATTTACGCGTTCAGCACCGTTGGCAGTTTGTGCTAGGCACAGTAATATGTGTATCGTAAAATGTAAGAggatttaaattatttatttatttatttacacctGTAGCTTAGGCATGTTTAAGCAAAATCTTTATTATTCCAATAGCGTGGGTTATACATACCCAACgtgttcattatttttcttgaatctCTTCCCCCTGCCTTCATTGTCAGTGAATCAAATAATAAGTACCCACTGCCATAAGGTATACAAAGCACGAATATCTTGTCTTGTTCGGAATAAAACTGCTATCCCATGCGTACAACAAGCACGGAAAAGCGAAACAAGAATATAATTATCAGGTTGATGCAGTAGGACGACTGTGTCATGATTGGATCACGACAAACCTACCTTCCGCCTTTTAACCATTTGTATACAAATGGGACTGCAGAGCATTGTACCCGAACAGTTAGTATTGCAAGTCCGGGTTCTTGTTTATTAGACCAGTCTGCGCTGATCCCGAATTAGACTCTACACCTGAACCTAGTCCCATAATCCCTGTTAGACTCTTGTATACCCAGTTATACTTTagaaaccaaaaaatttcgggTAATCCGTTGACATTTCAATCATTTGCCCGTGCCTAGTAGATATTCACATAGATACTCGACATTTCGCTATCCGAACTTTATACCTACATGAATTCATTTTCTAGTTAAATTGCTATATAAATAGTACCAATTAGCTAAGTAATACCGTTGCACGAACGAACTATTTAAAATGGACTCGGAACCTATTAATTCCAGGCAAATGTTATGCCTTTGAGGAAATAAATACCATATGTACAAGTTACGCAAAAGTTCGTCTCATTTTCCAACCCCTTACCCTACGCTTACCCCGATAACAAACCCTGACGTACTGATGATCTATAATAGATAAACCCTGACGTAACCTCAAATCCGACTATCCCCTAAGCGAGGCTATTGAAGAATGAGCACGGCGCACCAATCAGATCGCAGGAACCGTTCTCTATCCCCTCCACTTAGCCTTGGGCCTAGCCCACGCTGCTCTGATTGCTTGCGAGCACCGTCGCTCAACCACGTGCGTGTCCGAACCACGTGAGTTCAAGCTTCGCGCACATAGTTACGCACAGCGCGTGTATACCTCATCGGTTGCGGGGGAGATACGAGCGCGCAGTTTGCTGACTGCCACTACCATGGGTCAAGGGTCGCTTGAACGTGTTACATATCCTAATGATAACGTACTAGCAATCATTCGTAGAACCTTGTAGTAAGACTGCTGCGCTTCGTCAGTAAGCGCATTGAGACTGGTCGGCGCATCAGAGCAACTGTTGCAATTTCGGTGACGATTCAAGGCTAACCATCGAGCGGCAGAGAAGGATGACGTCAGCCACGACAGCTCGAAGGGCTATTGGTGCAGCCTTCAGGGCCGTCATTCTTGGGGCCCCGGCCTCCGGAAAGGGCACGGTATCATCTCGCATCGTGAAAAGTTTCGACGTCACCCACGTTTCGAGCGGGGATATTTTGCGGCGACACATTATGCAGAAGACGGGTATTGAATATATGGAAACAAACAATAATATcaatcaatgaataaaaattcacccaCAGTAAAACGCGAcaagaaaaaggaagagaacGATTTTTCCTGTAGAACAGTCTATTCAACGTTGTTTTCCATCGTTAATTGCTCTTTGAACCATTACGCATccaaacatacatacatatcccATACATATACTATTTGTTTTACTTACATAAGCGCATTCATTATTTAGAATTATCGAACTTTTACGATAAGCGCTGATAAATAAGAGTAACGAACATATCAAAACATTATTGTTGAAGATGTCGATAACTGTCACAAGTTTCGTCACAGATTGCATCACTCAGCGttcgtgaaaatatatatacctatgaaTGCCCCTACCTTACAATactatttttctgtttccttATATTACGTAACAATAATCAGACTTACCATTGTACACTAATACCAGTTACCAAAATATTCTTGTCGTAACTGTGGTGAAActatatataattatgagTATACCTAATTGTAAATAAGAACCCATAAAAAGGAAACGAATTGGTATTGTATTTGCGGCGATGATTAACACTAGATCACTTTCGCGCGGATTCGTCATTCATCCCAAAATACGTATTTGGTGATACACCATGACTATTATGATCTTTTCTAGAATTGGGTTTGGAAGTAAGTAAATACTTAAGCAAAGGTGATCTCGTACCGGATGAAACCATGATTGTCCTGATCGGTAAAGAAGTCGAAAgtctggataaaaaaaattggttactGGACGGTGAGTATATCAACCAAAAGGCTGCAAAAACATGACCAATGCGACAAATTTTGTCTTCTGAAAGACATCTTCGAAGGCCATGAGacgcattttcaaaaatttaaagcCATTTGGACGTCTTTTCGCCGTTTTTTGGCTCCGATTTTCGCTGGGAAGTAGCGCGTCAGTGCGCGGGGCCAAGTTGTAGACTATCGTCGCGACGTTGAGCTTTACCCTTCGCAATAACGCCaatgatatattattatctAAGTCAAGACTTGGCACAGGTTTCCCACGAACGGTGGCCCAAGCAGAACGATTACAACAACTATATCCTGTGAATATAGTCATCAATCTCGTCGTACCTCATGATGTTATATTAAAG includes the following:
- the Atg4b gene encoding cysteine protease ATG4D; protein product: MNGQLQSSRERLGAFSGGAGWFTGFVTPGHTVSSQKISQISVDDSSNGAEVDGKMKKKLMSMWNNVKYGWSIKIKTNFSKESPVFLLGSCYHKRQNEDSPERAVEAVGLDMGTGSNVSLAKDACTLEQGMDGFRKDFTSRLWLTYRREFPILNGSNFTTDCGWGCMLRSGQMMLAQALVCHFLGREWRWRPDGSIDSVQQFHEDSQHRMIIKWFGDQPAPLSPLSIHALVSLGTAAGKKAGDWYGPSSVAHLLKQAVERAAICHVEFDQLAVYVAQDCAVYMDDVAKVCQKPDGSWRSLVLLVPLRLGMDKLNPGYAPCLTALLSLEDCIGVIGGRPRHSLYFIGYQEDKLIHLDPHYCQETVDVWRRNFSLESFHCTSPRKMLLSKMDPSCCVGFYFRDKAAFDSFVTVVTPFLIPPNQKVEYPMFLFSEGSGADVQRSMENRKSVLSSSEESTKIEDDDSHYECEEFELCEW
- the Ak3 gene encoding GTP:AMP phosphotransferase AK3, mitochondrial isoform X1, whose amino-acid sequence is MTSATTARRAIGAAFRAVILGAPASGKGTVSSRIVKSFDVTHVSSGDILRRHIMQKTELGLEVSKYLSKGDLVPDETMIVLIGKEVESLDKKNWLLDGFPRTVAQAERLQQLYPVNIVINLVVPHDVILKRVEGRWVHLPSGRVYNIGFNEPKVSGKDDVTGEPLVQRPDDKREVVERRLNDYAKNTEPVIEYYRKTGILSDFHGSTTDEMWPSIKDYVAKFTS